Proteins co-encoded in one Cynocephalus volans isolate mCynVol1 chromosome 11, mCynVol1.pri, whole genome shotgun sequence genomic window:
- the MON1A gene encoding vacuolar fusion protein MON1 homolog A — MAADMQGKRSSECPDGTLVPSDGQNVERAESPTPGLAQGMEPGAGQEGAMFVHARSYEDLTESEDGAASGDSPKEGAGGPPPLPADMRQISQDFSELSTQLTGVARDLQEEMLPGSSEDWLEPTGAAGRPATEPPREGTTKGDEEDATEAWRLHQKHVFVLSEAGKPVYSRYGSEEALTSTMGVMVALVSFLEADKNAIRSIHADGYKVVFVRRSPLVLVAVARTRQSAQELAQELLYIYYQILSLLTGAQLSHIFQQKQNYDLRRLLSGSERITDNLLQLMARDPSFLMGAARCLPLTAAVRDAVSASLQQARARSLVFSILLARNQLVALVRRKDQFLHPIDLHLLFNLISSSSSFREGEAWTPVCLPKFNAAGFFHAHISYLEPDTDLCLLLVSTDREDFFAVSDCRRRFQERLRKRGAHLALREALRTPCYSVAQVGIPDLRHFLYKSKSSGLFTSPEIEAPYTSEEEQERLLGLYQYLHSRAHNASRPLKTIYYTGPNENLLAWVTGAFELYMCYSPLGTKASAVSAIHKLMRWIRKEEDRLFILTPLTY, encoded by the exons GTGCTGGGCAGGAGGGTGCCATGTTCGTCCATGCCCGTTCCTACGAGGACCTGACTGAGTCAGAGGATGGGGCAGCTTCTGGGGACAGCCCCAAGGAGGGTGCTGGGGGTCCCCCGCCGCTGCCTGCAGACATGCGCCAGATCAGCCAGGACTTTAGTGAGCTAAGCACCCAGCTGACAGGTGTGGCCCGTGACCTGCAGGAGGAGATGCTGCCAGGAAGCTCTGAGGACTGGCTGGAACCTACAGGGGCAGCCGGGCGACCAGCCACAGAGCCCCCCAGAGAGGGCACAACCAAGGGAGATGAGGAGGATGCCACGGAGGCATGGCGCCTGCACCAGAAGCATGTTTTCGTGCTGAGTGAGGCAGGGAAGCCTGTGTACTCCCGCTATGGGTCTGAGGAGGCACTTACCAGTACTATGGGTGTCATGGTAGCCCTGGTGTCCTTCCTGGAGGCAGACAAGAACGCCATCCGCTCCATCCATGCAG ATGGCTACAAGGTTGTATTTGTGCGCCGAAGCCCACTGGTGTTAGTAGCAGTGGCCCGCACGCGGCAGTCAGCACAGGAGCTGGCGCAGGAGCTGCTCTACATCTACTACCAGATCCTGAGCCTTCTCACTGGTGCGCAGCTGAGCCACATTTTCCAGCAGAAGCAGAACTACGATCTGCGGCGCCTGCTCTCAGGCTCGGAGCGCATCACCGACAACCTGCTGCAGCTCATGGCACGAGACCCCAGCTTCCTGATGGGGGCAGCGCGGTGCTTGCCCCTGACGGCGGCAGTGCGCGACGCAGTGAGTGCCAGCTTGCAGCAGGCGCGTGCGCGCAGCCTGGTCTTCTCCATCCTGCTAGCCCGCAACCAGCTCGTGGCGCTTGTGCGCCGCAAGGACCAATTCCTGCACCCTATCGACCTGCACCTGCTCTTCAACCTCATTAGTTCCTCCTCGTCCTTCCGCGAAGGTGAGGCCTGGACACCCGTGTGCCTGCCCAAATTCAACGCTGCTGGCTTCTTCCACGCACACATCTCTTACCTGGAACCTGACACCGACCTCTGTCTGCTTCTTGTCTCCACCGACCGCGAGGATTTCTTTGCCGTTTCTGACTGCCGTCGCCGCTTCCAGGAGCGCCTTCGCAAGCGCGGAGCCCACCTGGCACTGCGGGAGGCACTACGCACGCCCTGCTACAGCGTTGCCCAAGTGGGCATTCCCGACCTGCGCCACTTCCTCTATAAATCAAAGAGCTCGGGACTCTTCACCAG CCCTGAGATTGAGGCCCCATACACCAGTGAAGAGGAGCAGGAGCGGCTGCTGGGCCTCTATCAGTACCTGCACAGCCGTGCCCACAATGCCTCCCGCCCACTCAAGACCATCTACTACACAGGCCCCAATGAGAACCTCCTGGCCTGG GTGACAGGCGCCTTTGAGCTCTACATGTGCTACAGCCCCCTGGGGACCAAGGCATCAGCTGTCAGTGCCATCCATAAGCTGATGCGCTGGATTCGCAAGGAGGAAGACCGCCTCTTCATCCTCACACCCCTCACCTATTAA